TTGAAGACGGGCTTCCTTCTAATGACAATGATGTTGGGGAGAACGACGGTGGAGATGACGCCGAGTGAAAATTTGTTGTAGCTTTTGtacttatttttgttgttgttgtttgtttacATCTTTTTTGGGGGCCTGCTTTGGCCATTTGTAAGGCATAAATGTTTCTCATGTACATCTGAATAAAATAGTCGCTTTGTCTTTGGTTACGTATCttctttctctcttgtttttttttgaaagGATCTTCAGATTTCTTCATGATGAGTCCCTGATTTTAATTGGgaatttgaacgaggtcgaatttaGTTCCCTTGATCTGAGTGAGATCGAATCTCATTTTGTGAGTTTGAATGAAGTCTCTTTTGATCTGCAAGTTCGAGTGAGGTTGACTTCTGATTTGCCAATTTGGGCGAAATCAGTTTTGACTTATACATTCGAATGAGATCAAATTCAGACTTGCCAATTTGGGCGAAGTCGGTTCCAACTTGTATATTCGAACGATGTAGAATTTAGATTTGCCAACTTGGGCGAAGTGAGTTTTGACTTGTATATTCAAGCGAGGTTGAATTCAGACTTGCGAACTTGGGCGAAGTTAgttttgacttatatatttgagcgaggtcgaattctgaCTTCTGCCTGGCGATGGCCGGGGTCCGTAAGggtgtaaattcgagcgaggtcgaaattGCAACTCGTCATGAGATCGAACAAAGTGAAACTTTGATCTTACTTGGCGATGGCCGATGGCCGTAAGggtgtaaattcgagcgaggtcgaaattgtaacccgttgtAAGTTCGAACGAAGTTGAACTTTGATTTCACTTGGCGATGGTCGATGGTCGTAAGggtgtaattcgagcgaggtcaaaattATATCCCTTTGTGAGTTCGAATGAAGTCAAAATTTGATTTCACTTGGCGATGGTCGATGGCTGTAAGGGTGtaaatttgagcgaggtcgaacgaAGTCGAACTTTAATTTCACTTGGCGATGGCCGATGGATGTAAAGGtataaattcgagcgaggtcgaaattATAACCCGTTGTGAGTTCGAACGAAGTCGAACTTTGATTTCACTTGGCGATGGTCGTAAGggtgtaaattcgagcgaggtcgaaattGTAACCCATTGTGAGTTCGAACGAAGTCGAACTTTGATTTCACTTGCCGATGGCCGATGGCTGTAAGggtgtaaattcgagcgaggtcgaaattGTAACACGTTGTGAGTTCGAACGAAGTCGAACTTTCATTTCACTTGGAGATATACTGGCTTGGTGGGGTGGTGAGATTTGCCCGTTGCATTACTTTTATTGGAGAACATTACTCGTTGCTGCATTGTTTATGCGTGTGTCGGGGGTGAGTCCCGGTTTTCTTAATTTTACATTCATTGGAGAGTGTTGTGCGTTGGCGTGAGTCCCAGTCTATCTAGCCTCTTCTTTGGCGGGATGTGTGATGAATTTTGTCGCTTGTGCTTTTTGACACCCTGGGACTCGATTGATTCGAACGAAGTTCGGGCGTGATTCGTAATATCTAGTCGGTTGAATCAACATAGGATTGCCATGGCGAGCGGCCTTGCAGCCTTTTTGTGCTTATGATGCCTGTGTTGGAGAGGCTGTACGTTCCATGTGCTCATTGCCTAGTCCCAGGTTATGGAGATTTTCTTGATAATTTCAGCTTGTTTTAAGCCGTTTGTCCGTTATTTGTAGTGTGGTACGGTGTGGAGGGTTCTGCTCGACCGTTGCTTGCTAGATGGTACGGTGCAAAACATTGTCCTGATGTGTTCGGTGGTGTTTGTTCCTTGTTCACGTGCCTGTGAGAGTGCTCATGTTCCTATCccgaaaaaaggaaaaatgacaagTTAAGCCGAAACGAAATTGCCTATTACCTTGACCTGATAAGTCGGCGAAGGGAGAAGGACGCGGTAGGATGACTCATTTTATCCCGTACTCGAACGGCGATTTCAGATTCGGTAACCTCGTGTTTGGCTTCGCTGTGGTTCGTGTCTAGGCTTCTTATGGGCTGAACATGCTTTGCCCGTTGGGATCTCGAGCTCGGATCCCGGTCCGATCACATCCGATGTGCGCAAAAATAAGGGAAACATAAGTTACACTCTGTACATAAATTATTCACTGTGTATACAGGTACAAAAATAAAGCAGGATGAGCCGGTTGTTTCAAAGAATCACATAGTAGGCTATTGTCCTTTCCTAAGAGGTGAAAGTATAGGTCGATATATAAAATTAATATAGCGAATAGGATTGCAGACGTGCTAAGTGTGTAATGGCCATAATCCCGCTTTGTGTACTCGTACGACGTACCAAACCCATCGCTACAACGAGACACAGATTTTGCAGATATGAGGCATATTTCGATTTCATGCAAAAACCCAACCCTGATTGGTTTGGTTATCTCAAAAGCTTGTCTACCACTTTTTCAAGTTGGTATTTGTACTGAGATGGTGAGGCTATGACAACCGGAAAGCGATAATTTGGCTGGCTTTAGTTCTAGAGGAAACTAAAATTttggctaagaaatccccacagacgacgtcaaattgtttaaccaaaaagtgtttagctttttgttaaactaattaataagAAGGCTTTAGGCAAATCTTAACCAACAACAATTTACTCTAGATCTAAGATGGAAAATGAGAGTGAGCAAGCATAGCATATATAAGATTTAACTATATCAGTGATCGAATCCTATCATACAAGGAGATGATGGTAATTCTCATAATATCAAACAACAATTAGGAGGATGTAAATATGAAAGGTCACCGATCTTTAGCAAAGTAGTATCCCATACATTTGATATGAATAGACTAACAATATACGTTGATGATCTGAGCTTCCttgcttctttcttctttttgtgtTGGAGAGAGATGAAGCTTCTCTTCCTTTCAGGGAACATGCCTGTGTTTGGATTTTTTCCGCCccactttcttctttttctcacttaGTTTATATATTAGGTCTTCTCCCTTACCCAACGGTCATTAACCATAGTGCTTCAATCGTTTGATTAGGTTACGGGCTGACCTCTTAAAGCACCATAATATACAATTCGCCTCTCAGGCGTTCTGAATACTTGACCTCGACTGTGGTCGAGGTACGTGTCGTTACGACGTGATATGGATATGACAGTCCCAACTAACTTTTCGCCGTCTCTTCCCATGCCGACTCCTATCTGgttagattttgaccaatacaaaaTGTATGCTAAATCCTTCTGCAACCATCTTCTTTAGAAGACAATGTCCTATATTGCAAGGTATGTTTTCACAAAAAAATTGCAAGAAATATTTACTACTGTAATTACTACATGGTGATTATTAGGAGAAAAAGGACAAACTGCGAGATGAGATCAATTGGTTTTCAGActgttttttctttttaatttataaataaatacaagaaatTTTTACTAACTATTTTCTTCTAttcaaattataaaaaattatgtTAAAATATTTCCTCCCAATGTCCCGTACAATTTCCTAGAATTGAAGGTTTCTGAAATTTAATTTCTAATCTTTACAAGTTGCCAAAAGATTAGGGAAGACGCCAGAAGCCAGGTGGAATCCCACCCACCGAGGGGAACACTCCCACAGAATTCGAAAAAAGCGACGAAAGTTTTATGTTCCTTTCTTATTGGTGCAAAGTGCAAACAAAAGCAGATTGTTCAGATTCTCCGTCGCAATTACCGGCATCACCTTCCCGGCGGGCACGCTCCGACAGATATGAAGAAGGATAAGGCGGTTTTAATAGAAAGCCCTAGCACAAATGAAGCAGACGAAAAACAAGATGATGCTGCCGAAAGTAATGCTCCAGCTCGTCGTTTCTCCACCCGAAATGCTTCTTCCAAATACGATTTCGTTAAGGTCTATATCGTTCTGCTTCTATAGTTACAATTCTAGTTCGATTAATTTCtagtttattatatatatatactcgtTTTGTTTGTGTTTCAGGTGAAAGTATGGCTAGGTGACAATGCCGATCACTACTATGTTCTCTCTAGATTTTTGCTCAGCAGAATGCTCACTGTCACTAAGGTGAAAACATCTCTCTCTTTTTACTGCATTTCTTACCTTTTTACCTGGGAGGCAGTTACTGCTGCAGATTAAGTTTGTTGTATCACATGCAAATTCATAATCAGGAAGTAATCATTCTATGAATTGAATCCGATTTTATTTTCTATACTAACATATTAAGATTTACTATCAACTTGGAATTACGAGAGAATCGGCTCGAGCAGCTTATCAGTTGTGATGTAAATAATGCAAAAAGTATCTTTGTAGGTATTGGCTTAAGTTCCATTGCTTGCTCTTAGTTGATTGATTAAGTTGTTACTTACCAGCATTGTTCCTATTCAACTTCTAACATCAGAGGGAAAAATAATGATTTACTCTGCTGTTCCTAAAATTGGCTAATTTGTATTGATTATTCATGCTGTCCCTTGTTAGTTTCCAAGGTTGGGATGACCTACTACTACATCTTCTTTTCTAGAGATCTTTTGCTGGGAATGTGGAGTTAATATTCACTGCTTCTCGTTTGCAGATACCAAATCACGTGGCTATCAAAATTGCTCTTGAGCTTAAGAAGCTTCTTGTTGACAACAGCCTACTCGATGTGTATGACATCAAAGTTTTATGTCTTCTTCTCATTGGGTTATTAGCCTAGTTGATCCATAAAACTTAGTCACTTATTTCTTGCGCAGCTCACAATCAGATTTGGAGGCAAACTTGTTCAAGGTACCACATTTCTTGCTCTCGGTTATGTTCCTCTTCCAATTCTTCTCAGCGGTTCAAATAACTTTCCCATGAATATTGAACTATCTAAAATAATCTGCTATGAATATAAATACATACCTATGCTTCCCCCCCCCCTTCCTCGGCAGGCTAATGCTGATTATAGAATTGCACCTCTAGCAAGTAAGTGGATTTCATTACCCAGTTGCAACATGTCATCAAACATCTTCATTTTTTCTCTCTGTGGTTGGGAATTATTGTGAGCTGCTGCGCTTTTATTGAATGAATCTAAGCATAAGCAAAATTGCTTCATTATTTCATCCATTAGGCATTTTGAGAAATTTCTATTTTAGGATCTTATTTGGTTGACATCTTTAACTAGCAAATGCACTCAAGGTGGTGAAAACAGAGTCCTGATGATGATCCAGTTTAACCTGAGCTTTGCTTTATGTCTTTTGGCAATTAATTATTCCTACCTAGTGGTGTCTAGGACTGATATTTGACACAACAATGTTCGTGTTTCAGATTGAATTACCCATGTAGGAGTGCTAATATGCACACAATATTGTTTCACGCTTTCAATTCACTAATAAAAATGTTATGCTGTCAGGGACCAACCCTTTGGTTGGAGTGTTAACGGTCATTCATGTGTTGATTGTCTGATGAGAACAACACTGCCATAAGAAATCTGTGCAGAACCTATTGCTTCAATCAAAAAAGTCATACAAGAAGAGATTTTCCACAAAAATATTTAGAGCAGATTTCTGTGATTTCCTTCTCTTAATTCTGTGAACATCTTATACTAGTTTGTGTAAAAATTGACACTGTTGTGATTTGATCTTCCTCTCTCATAGAAGTTTTTCAAAATTCTGAAAGTGGATGAATAACACTGATTTTGGATGTCGTGCAGCTTATGGAGCGAAGAGGTTTTGGACAAGAGTATATAAACCGTTATAAAATGATTACGAGGTAGTTGATATTTGCTTTGTCAACTTTCCTTCCTTTGCCTATTGTGGTTTTTTCTatttatactttttttttttgtaaaggaGGGAGTAATGAGGAAGGGAGTGATTGAAACGGCCTAATTTAACATTTGATGTTGCTTACTCTTCTTTGGCTATCTTTATCTTCTTAGATTTCACCATCTGAGAGTTCCTTTGGTAATTCTTGTTTGTGGTACTGCTTGCGTTGGAAAATCTACTATTGCAACCCAGCTTGCACAAAGGCTGAACTTGCCAAACGTCTTGCAGGTGTCTTCTTTAGTCCTTATACACTTACTGGTTCTGCTTCTAATTTATTCCGTTGGGCAAACACCTACTATTTATCCCGGCTTGCTTATCCTTTTATATGCAACTTTTTTTCCAGACTGACATGGTGTATGAATTGCTACGGACATCAACAGAGTATGTAACTACACTGCAGATTTAGTTATTACGGTTACCACTTCCTTCCAGAAAATTGCATACTCATGTTTGTTCATGCTTAGCTAAAGATTGTCTGAGAAGTGTGATATTATGTGGCACTCAAATACTTATGTACCTTGTTATTTTTGTTAGTGCACCTTTGGCATCTTCTCCTGTATGGGGACGCGATTTCAGCTCACCAGAGGAGATAATAACCGAATTTTGCAGAGAATGCAGAATAGTAAGGAAAGGTAATTGTTGGTGTAAATAACTGTTCTGGAACATATCAAGGAATTCAATCAGTATCTCAATATCTTTTGTAGGTTTGGCTGGTGATTTGAAGAAAGCTATGAAAGATGGAAAACCAATTATAATTGAGGTATTATTTGTCCTCCATAAACTGCATATTGTGTTTTTGTCGTTGCTTATTTGTCATGCTTAGATGTTTCTTCTTATGCCCTCCCTGTCTTTCTTAGTAATCCTCTTTTTGACATCTGATTGGAAAAGAAGCATTGCGACTGGTCCttgtagaaaagaaaaagaaaaagaaaaaaacgaaAAGAAGTAGCATTACGACTGGCAGAAAATGGGTCCTAAAGATAAGAAGTCTAAGATCATACATTATGCCCCAGCCACAGTTAAAACTAATTGAATTTTGAAGGAATTTTATGGAGGAAACATGCTCTTTCGAATCTCCCAGAGGGTGACTTTAATCTTTAAAGCAGCTTTATCTCCTAATATTGATATATCTATCTAAAGCAAATAATTGTATATTTATTAAACATCTGGTACTGCGCTTCACGGTAAGAGGACCCAATCACTTAAGAAAGTGATGGATGTGTTGGAGCTAATTTTCTATATTAGCATTTTGTTTCTTTCCCAATTAACCAAGTAGTTCTAAACCCTTGGAGGTCTTTATATATGCATTTGATATCGATATGAGTATTTTCTTCTGCTTCTAAGTCTATCTTGATCTTGTCACTTGCTAGTTTGGACTTTCACTTGCACCATCAAAATGAAAGGCTGCTTGTCTGATAACACAGTTTGAGCTCCTTTATATGTGGTTATGCATCACTACTAATAGAAAAAGTGGCACTTTTTCTATCATTTCCTTCCCACTCATAATTTACAATGTGATTGCCACTTTTTCTATTAGTATTTTTTGTAtctttctcaaaaaataatactaGAAAAAGTGGCAATCACATTGTAAATTATGAGTGGGAAGCAAATGATATGAGAAAGTGAAAATTTGCCTTATTTAACACGTAGAAGGAGAAAGATACCTGGGAGAAGGAAAAAACAAAATCTCCACCCAGGGTCATCTGGAGCATCTGAATTTGAGACTAGGAGAGAGGGAAGAGAGATAGGTGAAGTCCCAAAGCATATTATTGGTGAATCTGCATTGATAGCAGTATCGGAAGAGCTTTTTCTATCCTTGGGATGCTGTACAGGCAGATTTTTTTGAAGTGATAAGTATATTATATAGAAATAAACAGCAAAGCACTAAGAAAGTGCTGTTTAGGTACAAGTCAGAAAAACCCCTGtacagaaaaacaaaaagaggggCAAATATCTATACGGAAATTGATTCCTATAGTGAATCGATGAAATCTAACATACTGTTTTCATCCTTTACATCCTGTAAGTTGCACCAAAAAGCCAAAAACCAAAGACATTTGTACTTTTAACATTTGTACAGAGACAGCTTTCCCTTCAAACACCTTGCATTTCTTTTAGTCCACAAAACCCAACAGATACAAGCTGGCACTGTAACCCACAGACTTCTTGCTGGTTTTCTGATCCCACTTTGCTCCAAATGGTAAACAGGTCTTTAACAGTGAAAGGCATGACAAAAGACAAGTTGAAAAGATTGAAAAACAGATTCCATTGTTGCCTTGCCACTGTGCAATGCAAAAAAAGATGGCTGCTGAACTCGTCATCCTTGTTGCATAAGCAGCATCTGCTGCAAATGCTCACTCCCCTTCTCTGTAAATTGCTTTGGTTCAGACAGGCATTAAGCTAACAACCACATAAAACAGGCTACCTTTCGAGGATCTTTAGTTTTCCATATCATCTTCCAAGGCAAGTTGAGAGTACTCTCCAGCACCTTGTTTAACTCACTGTAGCAAGAGCCTACTGAAAAGATATCATTCTGTTGCCTCAGCCAGATTAATTGATCTGCTTCATCAGTTATTAAAGTCATCTTATCCAGATCTTGTAGCAAGAGAGCCAATCTTGGAATTTCCCGATCAAAACATGGTCTTCTAAAGTTGAGACACCAGCTGTTACCATTCCAACAATGCGACACTGGGCTATCAGTAttcgaggaaaaacagtaaaagaCCATTGTATGCCATGTGATTATAATCTGCCTGTACAGGTAGAGACAAGGAAGCTCTTGGCCTACTTGAATATAATTTTCCAACATAGCACCCCCTTAGTGCCATAAATTTAATAAGATTACCTTACTTTTTCTCGAAAAACAGATGCCTGAGTGTGTGGTGGCAGTCAAGAAAGCATTTTATGCAAAAAAGAAATAATATGTACTGACATGTGAGCACGCATAGCAGGGCTGATGTCTAGTATAATCATCCTTGTAGCTGCAGTATTATTGAGAATTTTCTATCACAGTGTTTGTATCAcatcaactatttttttttaattggtaGTGAATGCCGAAAATCATTTGGCTCTGTATTCAGTTCAATTTTAAAGCAATGCTTGAACATTGAGTGATCCCAGTTGGATGGTATATCAATGGCAGGGGATACACCTAGATCCTAGTATTTACCTAATGGATGAAGAGAATAAATTGCCCCCGTCTTCTCCAGCAAACCAAGCAGGGCCAAAATCTCTGAAGGTGGACGAACAGAAGGAATTACAACAGAAAAACAATTGTAATGTTGGAGACAGCAGTCGGAGTGGCCACAAGGATTGCTGTTCTGAGGATATGAATTCAGAACAATCTTCTGAGTCAAACAAGATCACAGCTGCTCTGAAATCCTTGGACATTGTTAATAGAGTTTCTGAAAATACGGGTAAGTGCCTTTGCACATTTCTATTAGTTTTCCATCTCTAAAATCTAATCCTCTACTCGagctatttcttttttctttcctccCTTGATGCTTCCTCACTGCCTATCAGGTAATGCAGGTGAAACAGTTAAAGATTCAGGAGCAGACCAAAATCCTTCTCATAGAAGAGAAAAATCTGGTGCTCAACCAATAATTGTACCTATAGTTTTAAGGATGGCTGAGTTTGACCATAAGGTTGCCACCTTATGTCTATTTATCATATATTATCTTCAAATTCTTGTTTCTATCTTTGTATATGCTCTCTCTAAAATAGATTGAGAGATAAAGAGCAGATCTAAATTCTCTAAGCCTTGTTATCTTAGAGATGACAAAGTAAAATGGAGTTTCTTGTTATCTTAGAGATGACAAGGTAAAATGGAGTTTCTTTTTAAGTACCAGTTTGGAACAGCTATCTTTTCTTACTAATCTGCTCATTAGTCTGTTTGAACCCAAAGAGGTGTAGTCTTTATCTTCCCCTCCAAAGTACCCAGTTCTAGCTTCTATTTTTGAGCGACAAGTTGACCCATTTACATGACACCTTACTCATATCCCGTAATACTTCTCCCAACTGTCCTTTCCTCTTTTATTCACTCTGAACTGATGTCTTAACTTACACTAAACTAACTTCATGAAATAGCTTGAATTTTTTTTCCTGTTTAGTGGAAAAACATGTTTCTCATGTTGCTTATCTTATTCCTTGCTTGCACAGTAGTCAACCCACAGCTACTAAGGAAGAACCCTTGAATAGTTAGGAAAGAAAAGGGCAATATGACGGTGGGGTTGGTAAATATATTCCAGCTGATTATGAAAGCGTAAACTGTAATGGTTCATGTAATATCTTCATTGGTTGAAATACTCCTTATTGAACCTCAGTTTTTACATTCTTCCAAAAGTTAAATTGTTTGATTGATTATTGGCTGCAGTCAAAGACATGAGAGATGAGGTTAATTAGAGAGACAACCACTAAAGGTAGATTTATCCATTTCCAGTAGAACAAAAGAGTAAAATTGAAATAGCCAACCATCTACTTCTATGGAGTCTTTTACTTCCCAAATTTGCTACTTCTGCTCCCAATACTTTATGAGGACCTCAGTTATGCGCAGGAATAGTAGGATATCCATAATATTGTCTTACTCCTTCCATCCTCCCCCTCCTTTGCGGCTCACTTATCTTTTCAAACATCCCGAAAGTTTtgatagttttttttattatataaaaaatagtagCGATACAGTGTCCTCTAATCTTAGAACTATAAATTGATTAAACAAATCAAATTTGCCTGTAACCGAGCTATCTATGAAAACTACCCAAAAAATATAGTTGTTTGACTTGTCTCCTTCCTGCTGCCGATATGGTATGCAACTGAATTTGAGTCC
This sequence is a window from Nicotiana sylvestris chromosome 3, ASM39365v2, whole genome shotgun sequence. Protein-coding genes within it:
- the LOC104235730 gene encoding uncharacterized protein isoform X1, which gives rise to MSYIASCQKIREDARSQVESHPPRGTLPQNSKKATKVLCSFLIGAKCKQKQIVQILRRNYRHHLPGGHAPTDMKKDKAVLIESPSTNEADEKQDDAAESNAPARRFSTRNASSKYDFVKVKVWLGDNADHYYVLSRFLLSRMLTVTKIPNHVAIKIALELKKLLVDNSLLDVSQSDLEANLFKLMERRGFGQEYINRYKMITRFHHLRVPLVILVCGTACVGKSTIATQLAQRLNLPNVLQTDMVYELLRTSTDAPLASSPVWGRDFSSPEEIITEFCRECRIVRKGLAGDLKKAMKDGKPIIIEGIHLDPSIYLMDEENKLPPSSPANQAGPKSLKVDEQKELQQKNNCNVGDSSRSGHKDCCSEDMNSEQSSESNKITAALKSLDIVNRVSENTGNAGETVKDSGADQNPSHRREKSGAQPIIVPIVLRMAEFDHKALLEEWVATRTCSEKYPTQDKDKLITNLKTIQDYLCSFTSQGLTVVNISATTFPQTLDWLHNHLLQCIEHGTAHVSRGNNEQIVKD
- the LOC104235730 gene encoding P-loop NTPase domain-containing protein LPA1 homolog 2-like isoform X2, yielding MSYIASCQKIREDARSQVESHPPRGTLPQNSKKATKVLCSFLIGAKCKQKQIVQILRRNYRHHLPGGHAPTDMKKDKAVLIESPSTNEADEKQDDAAESNAPARRFSTRNASSKYDFVKVKVWLGDNADHYYVLSRFLLSRMLTVTKIPNHVAIKIALELKKLLVDNSLLDVSQSDLEANLFKLMERRGFGQEYINRYKMITRFHHLRVPLVILVCGTACVGKSTIATQLAQRLNLPNVLQTDMVYELLRTSTDAPLASSPVWGRDFSSPEEIITEFCRECRIVRKGLAGDLKKAMKDGKPIIIEGIHLDPSIYLMDEENKLPPSSPANQAGPKSLKVDEQKELQQKNNCNVGDSSRSGHKDCCSEDMNSEQSSESNKITAALKSLDIVNRVSENTGETVKDSGADQNPSHRREKSGAQPIIVPIVLRMAEFDHKALLEEWVATRTCSEKYPTQDKDKLITNLKTIQDYLCSFTSQGLTVVNISATTFPQTLDWLHNHLLQCIEHGTAHVSRGNNEQIVKD